A region from the Gossypium hirsutum isolate 1008001.06 chromosome A08, Gossypium_hirsutum_v2.1, whole genome shotgun sequence genome encodes:
- the LOC107900882 gene encoding SKP1-like protein 21 isoform X1, whose protein sequence is MSEIDMAVIKPEIMKSYIWLQTVDGSIQQVEQEIAMFCPMICHEVIQKGMGSSKNYAISLPQQVNPAMLSLILDYCRFHQVPGRSNKERKSFDEKFTRMDTKRLCELTSAADSLQLKPLVDLTSRALARIIEGKAPEEIREIFHLPDDLTEEEKLEPLKNATDDPRIRLLNRLYAKKRKELKEREKLKNVEVDEELVDDRSVDDLLSFINGDDGDSKGIKTSKSKKKNRRRKDLQKSTSAHEATKNHNKESNGLNSVCRSAEVRQILPSVGATTNLQDVEDDIFPNKNEFDDGDIDDEIDPTLKEKIDREVEDFARRLNSDWPERMQEILSLGQEKKPVHLSLNGKGS, encoded by the exons ATGTCAGAGATTGATATGGCAGTCATAAAGCCTGAG ATAATGAAGTCTTATATTTGGCTTCAAACTGTTGATGGCTCAATCCAACAAGTTGAACAGGAGATTGCAATGTTCTGTCCCATGATATGTCATGAAGTTATACAAAAAGGCATGGGATCCTCCAAGAATTATGCTATATCTCTTCCCCAGCAAGTCAATCCTGCCATGTTAAGTCTAATCCTCGATTATTGTCGGTTTCATCAGGTGCCTGGCCGCTCGAACAAG GAGCGCAAATCTTTTGATGAGAAGTTTACCCGAATGGACACAAAGAGGCTCTGTGAGTTGACATCTGCCGCTGACAGCCTTCAGTTAAAGCCTCTAGTTGATCTTACTAGTCGTGCCCTTGCACGAATTATTGAAGGGAAAGCTCCTGAGGAGATACGTGAGATATTTCATTTGCCTGATGATCTTACTGAG GAAGAAAAGCTGGAGCCTCTGAAAAATGCCACCGATGACCCACGCATTCGACTGTTAAATAGATTGTAtgcaaaaaagagaaaggaactaAAAGAGAGGGAGAAACTAAAG AATGTTGAGGTTGACGAAGAGCTTGTTGATGATCGTTCAGTTGATGACCTCTTGTCATTTATTAATGGAGATGATGGAG ATTCTAAAGGGATTAAAACTTCAAAGAGTAAAAAGAAGAACCGAAGAAGAAAAGATTTGCAGAAGAGCACGTCTGCTCATGAGGCCACTAAAAACCATAATAAG GAGTCAAATGGTCTTAACTCTGTATGCCGTAGTGCTGAAGTTCGTCAGATTCTGCCCAGTGTTGGTGCTACCACAAACTTACAGGATGTCGAAGATGATATTTTTCCCAATAAGAACGAGTTTGACGATGGTGATATTGATGATGAGATTGATCCGACATTGAAGGAAAAAATTGATAG GGAGGTGGAAGATTTTGCCCGTAGATTGAATTCAGATTGGCCGGAAAGAAtgcaagaaattctctctttagGCCAAGAAAAGAAACCAGTGCATTTGTCACTTAATGGCAAGGGTTCATAA
- the LOC107900880 gene encoding cytochrome P450 86A8 has protein sequence MDISTALLLLAAITAYLLWFTFISRSLRGPRVWPLLGSLPGLINNCERLHDWISDNLRACGGTYQTCICAVPFLARKQGLVTVTCDPRNLEHILKTRFDNYPKGPTWQSVFHDLLGQGIFNSDGATWLFQRRTAALEFTTRTLRQAMARWVTRAIKFRFCPILEEAQAKSEPVDLQDVLLRLTFDNICGLAFGKDPETCAQRLPENGFASAFDRATEASLQRFILPEVLWKLKKWLRLGLEASLSRSLVHMNEYLSDVIVTRKQELLSQQKDGNPHDDLLSRFMRKKESYSEEFLQHVALNFILAGRDTSSVALCWFFWLLTQHPIIEDKILHEICTVLVETRGIDTTTWFDEPLGFEEVDRLIYMKAALSETLRLYPSVPEDSKHVVVDDVFPDGTFVPAGSSVTYSIYSVGRMRSIWGDDCLEFRPERWLTADGKEFIMHDSYKFVAFNAGPRICLGRGLAYLQMKSVAAAALLQHKLTVAAGHKVEQKISLTLFMKYGLKVNVHGRDLGAIVEKIINEQKLHGK, from the coding sequence ATGGATATATCGACTGCGTTGCTCCTTTTGGCAGCTATCACAGCTTACCTACTGTGGTTCACGTTCATCTCACGGTCTCTTCGTGGTCCACGTGTCTGGCCTCTATTGGGCAGTCTTCCTGGCTTGATCAACAACTGTGAACGCTTGCATGACTGGATCTCCGACAACCTCCGTGCTTGCGGTGGGACGTACCAGACCTGCATTTGTGCCGTCCCGTTCTTGGCCCGGAAACAAGGTCTCGTGACGGTCACGTGCGATCCGAGGAATTTGGAACACATCCTCAAGACTCGTTTCGACAATTACCCCAAaggtcctacgtggcagtccgtGTTCCATGATCTGCTCGGTCAAGGAATCTTCAACTCGGATGGTGCCACGTGGCTATTCCAGAGGAGGACTGCAGCGCTGGAATTCACCACCAGGACTCTTCGCCAAGCCATGGCTCGGTGGGTCACTCGAGCCATCAAGTTCCGGTTCTGCCCCATCCTTGAAGAAGCTCAAGCCAAAAGTGAGCCTGTTGATCTACAAGACGTATTGCTTCGGCTCACGTTTGATAACATTTGCGGATTAGCTTTTGGAAAAGACCCGGAAACATGCGCTCAACGACTCCCCGAGAACGGCTTCGCTTCTGCTTTTGACCGAGCCACCGAAGCATCTCTTCAAAGGTTTATTTTGCCAGAGGTTTTATGGAAGCTTAAGAAATGGCTTCGGCTTGGATTAGAAGCCAGTCTGAGCCGAAGCCTTGTCCACATGAATGAGTATTTATCCGACGTAATCGTTACACGTAAGCAAGAACTGCTGAGTCAGCAGAAAGATGGGAACCCACACGACGATTTGCTCTCAAGATTCATGAGGAAAAAAGAATCCTACTCGGAGGAATTTCTCCAACACGTTGCACTTAATTTTATTCTAGCGGGACGTGACACTTCATCCGTTGCTCTTTGTTGGTTTTTTTGGCTCCTCACTCAACATCCAATTATTGAAgataaaattttacatgaaatttGCACTGTCCTGGTCGAAACACGTGGTATTGACACGACAACATGGTTCGATGAGCCTTTAGGATTTGAAGAGGTTGATCGATTGATATATATGAAAGCAGCATTATCTGAAACCTTAAGGCTATACCCGTCGGTGCCGGAGGATTCAAAGCATGTCGTGGTGGACGACGTGTTTCCGGACGGAACGTTTGTGCCAGCAGGTTCGTCGGTGACATATTCAATATATTCGGTGGGGAGAATGAGGTCGATTTGGGGTGATGATTGCCTCGAGTTCCGTCCCGAGAGGTGGTTAACGGCTGACGGCAAGGAATTCATCATGCACGACTCATACAAATTCGTGGCATTCAATGCTGGGCCAAGAATATGTTTGGGAAGAGGCTTGGCTTATCTTCAAATGAAATCAGTGGCAGCGGCAGCGCTGTTGCAGCATAAGCTGACGGTAGCGGCTGGGCATAAGGTGGAGCAGAAGATTTCGCTGACATTGTTTATGAAATATGGGCTTAAAGTCAACGTGCATGGCAGAGATTTGGGAGCCATTGTTGAAAAGATTATCAACGAGCAAAAATTGCATGGTAAATGA
- the LOC107900882 gene encoding SKP1-like protein 21 isoform X2 yields MKSYIWLQTVDGSIQQVEQEIAMFCPMICHEVIQKGMGSSKNYAISLPQQVNPAMLSLILDYCRFHQVPGRSNKERKSFDEKFTRMDTKRLCELTSAADSLQLKPLVDLTSRALARIIEGKAPEEIREIFHLPDDLTEEEKLEPLKNATDDPRIRLLNRLYAKKRKELKEREKLKNVEVDEELVDDRSVDDLLSFINGDDGDSKGIKTSKSKKKNRRRKDLQKSTSAHEATKNHNKESNGLNSVCRSAEVRQILPSVGATTNLQDVEDDIFPNKNEFDDGDIDDEIDPTLKEKIDREVEDFARRLNSDWPERMQEILSLGQEKKPVHLSLNGKGS; encoded by the exons ATGAAGTCTTATATTTGGCTTCAAACTGTTGATGGCTCAATCCAACAAGTTGAACAGGAGATTGCAATGTTCTGTCCCATGATATGTCATGAAGTTATACAAAAAGGCATGGGATCCTCCAAGAATTATGCTATATCTCTTCCCCAGCAAGTCAATCCTGCCATGTTAAGTCTAATCCTCGATTATTGTCGGTTTCATCAGGTGCCTGGCCGCTCGAACAAG GAGCGCAAATCTTTTGATGAGAAGTTTACCCGAATGGACACAAAGAGGCTCTGTGAGTTGACATCTGCCGCTGACAGCCTTCAGTTAAAGCCTCTAGTTGATCTTACTAGTCGTGCCCTTGCACGAATTATTGAAGGGAAAGCTCCTGAGGAGATACGTGAGATATTTCATTTGCCTGATGATCTTACTGAG GAAGAAAAGCTGGAGCCTCTGAAAAATGCCACCGATGACCCACGCATTCGACTGTTAAATAGATTGTAtgcaaaaaagagaaaggaactaAAAGAGAGGGAGAAACTAAAG AATGTTGAGGTTGACGAAGAGCTTGTTGATGATCGTTCAGTTGATGACCTCTTGTCATTTATTAATGGAGATGATGGAG ATTCTAAAGGGATTAAAACTTCAAAGAGTAAAAAGAAGAACCGAAGAAGAAAAGATTTGCAGAAGAGCACGTCTGCTCATGAGGCCACTAAAAACCATAATAAG GAGTCAAATGGTCTTAACTCTGTATGCCGTAGTGCTGAAGTTCGTCAGATTCTGCCCAGTGTTGGTGCTACCACAAACTTACAGGATGTCGAAGATGATATTTTTCCCAATAAGAACGAGTTTGACGATGGTGATATTGATGATGAGATTGATCCGACATTGAAGGAAAAAATTGATAG GGAGGTGGAAGATTTTGCCCGTAGATTGAATTCAGATTGGCCGGAAAGAAtgcaagaaattctctctttagGCCAAGAAAAGAAACCAGTGCATTTGTCACTTAATGGCAAGGGTTCATAA